The following nucleotide sequence is from Carassius carassius chromosome 16, fCarCar2.1, whole genome shotgun sequence.
gagctctatgaacaatgcattggaaaaaaaaaaacctggacacaggtttttatttatttttttgccgtaagtctataaattttgttacacctttactatagtgattattttgacttatgtctgttctagagacgttacaattttttgaagaaaagtttttgtttttttatttttatttttttctccatatcgcacagccctagttcattcaataaatagagttaacaatctagcttctgaatACCAAGTTATTAACCCATCAATAGCagtttcagttaatttttttgcagtgggccgcccaaacatatgtgtttggttgtgtgggccgcgagctgaaaaaggttgggaaccactgttctgGGTAATCTCGGTGGAAATGCAGCATTTTTGTGAACGGTTGCACTAACGTGACCACCGCATTGTCGAACTCATAAGTGTCAACGgttactagccctgactctggagggtcaacggtgattagccctgactctggaaggtcaacggtgactgatcctgactctggaaggtcaacggtgactaatcctgactctggagggtcaacggtgactaatcctgactctggagggtcaacggtgactagtcctgactctggagggtcaacggtgactagtcctgactctggagggtcaacggtgactagtcctgtctctggagggtcaacggtgactagccctgactctggaaggtcaacggggacTAACCcagactctggagagtccacgagcacctgactcgactctggagagtccacgagcacctgactcgactctggagagtccacgagcacctgactcgactctggagggtccacgggaacctgactcgactctggagggtccacgggaacctgactcgactctggagggtccacgggaacctgactcgactctggagggtcaactggaacctgactcgactctggagggtcaacgggaacctgactcgactctggagggtcaacgggaacctgactcgactctggagggtcaacgggagcctgacttgactctggagggtcaacgggaacctgactcaactctggagggtccacgagcacctgactcaactctggagggtccacgagcacctgactcgactctggagggtcaacgggaacctgactcgactctggagggtcaacgggaacctgactcaactctggagggtccacaagctcctgactcaactctggagggtcaaatgtggctgtcattctgtgcagaggcgctggacaagcagccatcttgtgtcataactctggaccggcggccctcttgggccatggcgctggaccggtggtcattttgggcagtggcgctgggccggcggccatcctgggcagtggtgctgggcttgcggccaccttgtgctgtggcgctgggctggcggccatcttgcgtcgtAACGCTGGGCTGGCGGCTATCTTGCATCGTcgcgctgggctggtgaccaccttgtgctgtggtgctgggctggcggccatcttgtgcagtggtgctggacttgcggccatcatgagcagtggcgctgggctggcggccatcctgggcagtggcgctgggccggcggccattctgcgcagcggcgctgggccgacggccatcttgtgcagtggcgctggctcggcagacgtgcgcttcctctcccctctccgtccgccatggtgtgACGGCGGCtccgagccccgggtcgaaggggggccatggtggagagcgatgccgaacctcctctcgaccactcactcctctgcGACATCCCCTTgtcccacgaaacacgaccaggcgggttccctcaaaacacGTCTTTCTCTTCCGctcggtgactggggaggaaacatcgaaaaacataccgctggatctagtgggacggagtccttctgtcacgactcACACAAAAACGGAGGACAGGTAGATCCAATAGCAGTAGTATTTAATAAGGGAAAACCGTCACGTCAaatccagtccaggcaggggtcaaaaccaaggcGGCAATCAAAAAtacacagaacaaaacaaacgGGCAAGAACAGAACTCTGAAGTGGCATGATaaatacaaggactccgtaacacatactaaaacagacagggtataaatacacagggaaatgaaaatgctaatgggGAAtaggctgagtgcaatgattgatgaccagggacagctgagtgcaatgcgGAGACAAATATCGTGGGAATGTagttcaggaagtgacagacaccgtggggaaggaggacatctagtggttacccagggaacacaaaccagacactgtgacagaaactAAACAGCACAAGTTTCAAATGCACAGCACAGACCATTTATCAGCTCGGGCCGTGACACAAATAAACTTGTCCGAGCTCAGAACAGCTTTACTCGGGAGCCAAAGTTGATTTCGCTACACTGTTACTGCACAGATGCAACAGTGCTGCGAGATCCAGTGAGAATTGTTTGAATTCGTTGCATAATGATAAGGTTCATGCAAGATCTTGTAATAATCATTCAAATTGCATGCCATGAACAGCGCTGACATATGTCAGGAAACCAGAAGTGGTAAAACATACTGTAACATGTTGTTGCAGAAATAGTCCAATGTAGGGCAGCACGATAAATCAACTACAtaaactacacagagccattgttcacaaacaagctgcgcaaaacatgcaaaaaatatgATCGTGGTTTGGCGCAGCTTGTctgtgaacaacggctctgtgtgtatttaatgctgctccatgtgaaatcatgcacgtgtagagatttaccgctgattacagaactggctttactaacAATTTATCGATTTATCGATTTAAGTGATTTATCGTGCCGCCCTAGTCCAATGCAGTATATCATTCATTTAAGGGTTTATACAACCTTTTGAGTGAaaaattcaagcacttttcagTGACTTTCAAGAATTTCagtttggtttccaaaaaacacaatggaacaacaccagcagatggcatggcaccccaaatcatcacagactgtcgaaatttaacactggacttttttgttccactcaactttctgttaacatgcttggatacagcattctgtgaacagccagcttattggcaatggaTTTGTGTGACTTatactccttgtgaagggtgccaatgattgtcagagaccattttgaatgctcaagaaacctttgcaggtgttttggattgattagctgattggcatgtcatcatattctaatttgctgagattgtgaattggtgggtttttgttaaatgtgagccaaaatcatcacaattaaaagaaccaaagacttaaactacttcagtctgtgtgcactgaatttatttaatacatgagtttcacaatttgagttgaattactgaaataaacttttctctacattctaatttattgagaagcacttgTATAAAAAGTCGATTTTGCACCTGTTACTGTTGTTAatgaaagtacattttgtatGCACCACCCCCAGTGCTACCAAATCTGCTCCTGGTGTCACCATCTGTACTTTAGTGGTGCTGGTGTCACTGCTctcaaatgttagtctggagccctgatgTAGTCATTGTCATGCTGACAAAATACCTAGCAACACAGCATAACTCCCTCACACATTCAACACTCATACATCCCCTTAAGAGCTTTACTTCCACTGATCTTCACTGTGGGAACCAGACACTTCTCAATGGATGCTGTTAGTTCTACAATACTTGTCTTGGTCTTTCGAGACCAGTGAATGGATTCCCAGAGctctatattttgtaaatatagatAATATAAATTTTTGGACAAAGCTAAATGAGTTTGTTGTGCTTTGATTACAGCAGGTAGTTCCAGTGTGGACAACAACCATACATGTCACTTCTGCAAGCTGTATCTTACTCTGTGAGATAAACAGACACTCCTTTCATAGCTTTTGCCAGCTCTGAGACACTTTTCTAGCAAAACATTAATCATGAATGAAAGCTTAACATGAAGGCCTGATTATTTCAGGGGCCGTTTCACAAGTCCACAACATTTTATCActtaaataaatcttattttgcTGAATTTTTTTGGCATGGTTCTTCGGTAATTCATCAAGCAGAATAACTCTATCATGTCTTCTTAGTAAAGATTAAATGCCGTCCGACCATTCTCAGTCCTTGCATGAGCTCATGTAAAGAAGTTGAAAGAACATGAAGCCATTTAGTCTGCTcacaaaaagtataataataataaacttcttGAAAGTCCACACATTATATAGTTGCATTGCAAGGGGTGGTGTTTTAATTTATCCAATGAGATATGGATTGCATATGTGgtacacaaaccaaaacaaaaaagttaGCTGAGGTAAGCATATGATCAGGAAATACTGTACATATAAGGAATAATACTGGCAGTGGGACTCTTCAACTTTCAGTATAGGATAAACTAAACCCAATAACCTGGGCCCACAGAGGTCCCCTGCCATTCTTCACCGATTCAACTCTATGTATCATCTGCGCATGTGTGTGTACATTGAGGTAAAGAGATATAGGAATAGAGAGGGAGAACACAGATGGGAGGAGGGAGAAACGCAAGGGGAAAGAAAGGGAGGGCAGGAGTAAGAGAGAAGATGAGATCATTCACACTCAAACAATAATAGGAAACATCTGTGGAAGGGAGCGAGTAAGAAGGGAGGAGCGATTGCAGAGGGGCAAACTCACAAAATATCTGATAGAGATCATGATATAAACTAACACTTTCCTAATTAGGACGCTAATAAGATCGATATTTATGTCTGCTcttcaaaaacaaagaaaagaaacaatGGCAAGAGAATAGTATTTGAAAACAGTGGGAAACTGTGTATTTGTGCAGTGTGTGCATATCAAAAGATCAAATCTGTTATGGAAGCTATGACATATGAATGCACAAATTAACATGATCACTTTATTTTGAATTCATGGAAACACTATATTCAAAATCATTAATCAGAATGATTACATTCCAATTGAAACACTATGTAAATGTAGCTAATGCAACATTTGTAGCACTGCAAAAATGCCAGGCTTTATcgaaatttaacacattttaatttattttccgcCAGGTGTTTTTGGTGTGGAGAAATATAACGTaatggagggagattctgtcactctgAACCCTGGTGATACTAAAATACCAGAAGAGGATACAGCTCAATGGTGGTTTGGTGATAAATTAATAGCTCGTATGAATAAAGGTAATAATATCAACTCTATATCTGAGGGCAATGATGCAGGATTcaaagacagactgaagctggatcagactggatctctgaccatcacagacaccagaaccacagactctggagaaTATAAACTACTAATTAAGAGCACCACTGAGACATACAAGATATTCAAAGTTACTGTTGATGGTGAGTcgattttctgaaaataatactCTTAAAGACCTGttgttattttttgtaaattgaaAAAGCAGCTAGGAGTAATgagtaaaatgtgaaatatatattgAACTTTAACATTGTATAGAACTTTAAAATTTATGCAAAATCTAGAGTTATTTTTACatcaaagttaaaaagaagaaacTAGAGACATGAATGACCATATTAAGTTTTATTGTGTTCAATCATTCTTTTGTTTAATCTAATCATGTCTCTCCtttatatttctgtatttaaaaaaaaaaaaaaatccctatatCCACATGATAGGAAGGGGACAgttaaacaacagcaacaaagcTGACAAAGAATAGCTTAGACAAagatatataaatgcatcattcatccATTCAAAGAGTTATTATTAGGAAGACAATTAGATCTGATTAGAATCAGATCAGATTAGAATGAGACACATTGATTAAGACTGATGATGGATGAGGCTCCacattgcaatatattttattcagtaagattttttgttaTTGGCTAAATTGTAGACGAATGAATTTTCAAATGTGTATTTGAAGAGCTGAATCTAAAATGATTTTGCTTTAGTTGACTGGAGCTAAATGAACACAGCCAGATGATCCAGTATCTTTAGCTTCAGACGTCGTCTGTACAAAATCACATGATCAATGACActcatttattacatttgatCAGTTACCTAGTAATATAATGCAACATCTGATATATTTATTATCCATTTTACATTCTCAGACTTCTAGACCTAGGTACTAACAGCATTATATGGTTGATCTCTGTTTTTATCTGATTTTGTTTGTTCTCATTTGTTTGTTGTTGAGACAGATGATGTGAAGCAACtatcagtgatggagggaaaTCAAGTGACTTTAGacactaactttactaaaatacaGAGAGATGATCAGATAAAGTGGAAATTTGAAGATCAAGTCATCCCCACTGGTCACTTAACCAGTTAACAGTCGCCCCCTTTAGTCAGGTTTAAGACCATATATGACATACACCAACTAAAATGGCCACAGTTCATGAACCCTATGGACTACAGACATAACTGATGTCTCTTTAGAAAGGTTTTAGATGTGGGTTTGTCATGCAAGTATAAGAATTGGTTGTATCATTATATACAAAAAATTAGAgatgtaaaatatatttgcaaagtaataatcaatttattttaataaaatatatttataaatacatgttttaaatgGTGCTATAAGCACCTCAAAATCACTGGAGTCAAAGCCACAAATCTAAATAAGTAAAAATTCAAATATGAGTGTGAAGTCACCGCAAAATGAGGTTCCCATAATGGTTTCATCTTAtagaatgtaaatatttttaaaaggcacTAGAGATTCCAAAATGCCTGGTAATTAATTTAAGGTAAAATACAATTTACCATTATGTACAACTAAACATAATTGTTGTATTTACAAATtatgaacatttaaaatgtttaaaaaggccTGAAACAGTTATGGTTTAAGGGTAAAATAGCAAAAGTTACAAACATGACTGGAAGTTTATATTAGCAATGCTTTAGTCAGTGCTTTCTGATTTTCTGTTGTCACTTAATTCTtaaattaattcttaattctaATTCTAAAAGTTACACCCAAATGTTCAAATCTGTGTTTTCAGACTGTTTCGTCAACCACACCATAAGTTCTGTTGGCATGAAGCCATAAATGCGCATatacatgctttttaaaacatacattttagcaTTTAGAAAGCTGGTTCTTAATAAAATGTAGTATCTACTATTAAAGTATTTCAGGCACCTAAGTGACAGACAAGGAAATGTTTAGTAAACTTGTCTGAATGCAGTCATTATTTGAGCATTTCTGTTGGTGATGCTGGTGGGGTGTAAAATACAGAGTGCACATTTGGTAAAGATACAAATTTGATTCCCAAATGAAAAACTTGCATGCTTGAACACCTGCACAAGGCTGGATACAAACTATCCATATAATCTCTGTAATAATCTCTTTGATGGCTAAATATTTTCTTCCATCAAAAATTTACATTGGCTGCATGTGTGCAGTGAATATTACAGGTTCTACATATTTGGGCTTCACAATGGTCGGTGGCGCTATTAGAATGTTTTGAATTACTGACCAATCAGCGCCAGGGAAAGAAAATGCTGGAGGTGCGGCTATAATGTTCGTAAAACTGTAACTCATATGATAATATACCGTTTTTATATCTGAAACGCCCTTAGAgtgaataattgtattaattatgGACAAGAATGAAATTTTcaagaatgaaaattctctcaGAAGAAATATTACGTAAGCAATGAAGAATCCGTCGATATTCATTCTATATCAAAACTTTTTGGACTTAAAAAGGCAACCTAATTTTGTTTTCCGGATAATTATCATGAGTTGTATGCTGATGTTTGCATGATTTGATTTATCTGTCATCGTCAAGAGACAAAAAAATGTTCAGGATTCAAGGGTCCGATGTTACGTGCATCGTTGATCATCttgatacaaattaaaataatgttgtcTCGATGTTACGATCGTAAATATTAATGCCAGGGCCTTTAAGCTTTCGAATGATGTGTCGTTTGTCAATACTGATTTAAGATTGTTGGTAAAATCATGCGGTTAATGTAAACAAACAAGCGTTGGGACCAGCGATGGTCTCGAGCAAGTTAATGGATTAAACAGCGCTGCTGACCTGAGCTGGAGAAACATTCGACTGAATTATGAGACCGGTGATCTTACCATCAGAAACATCCGAGGAGATCAATCTGGTGATTATGAAGTGGAGATCAAAAACAGCGACAACAGGTTGATCTTACACAGGAAATTCCATATTACCCTTAGTGGTGAGTAGGCCTACATCAAGTTTTATAATGTGATAAGATAAtcaagaatgttagtttttgCACTCAGATCACTCTAGAGAACAATTCATGCACAGATTAACATGTAAATCGTTTACACTAGAATGAACAGATTTTTTAATAGAATTTAacaaattcaatttaaataataattacacttTGATGGGGCATGTTTCCAATTCTTTAAATTAATAGCAGCCCACAACTGATGTTCATCAGTCTTGTGTTATGTGACTGCCTTACAATGGTTAGAAAAGCTATGCTATGTATAGAGTGTTCCAAATTACCATTGTTTCCGACCCTCTTCATAGTCATGGCAGGACAGTGGCGAATGCAAGTTTAGCCTACAGCTGTATTCACTGCACGCAAAaatttcagcagttattatagGCCTGTCTGTCCCGTATTTCTGTCGACTGAACAGGCCATGTCATTAATTATGAATTTGTCAGTGTtttgcaaaaaagaaaatttcTGCATATGAATAGTATGCCAGATAGAAGCAGAAAATCGTGCACACTTTCATGAGATTGGGTTAGCCTACAACAATTAATTTGTAAGCTATTTTAATTATGGGAATACAAAGAATTcatgaaaatgttttacattCAAGCTACCCGTAAAATTTATACTGAAAAGTATCCTACTTTAAAAGTACCTGGAACgcaattaagtaatttttaaagcatttgctgcatggataaaaaaagaaataaaatgtctaataaataattcacataTCAGACAAAATTGCTTTGCTGCAAATCCTTAAAATTTTAAGGTATTTAGAACAGATTGAGCGacataaaaatctgaaaatataagcAGCTATACAATTATGTATATGCCattataatttgtgttttattgtaattatacAGAATTACAAAATAATACCCAAATTATAATCGGGacgctttttattatttttatattttagacatctaTCAGTTATAGTGGAAAAAAGGACTCATTGGAAgtgcctttagagagaaatgcatcTTTAGGGATTATATAgtgaaattatttctattttcgatttgaattatttcattttaaagtagtaataatgctttctttatatttttattatgcctGTGAGGCAATTCGCTGAGTTTACGTTCTGAAGTGCTCCTGCTCAaaaccgagatggcagaaagcgtttgttttcttttctttttttttctttttttttttataaaagtacaacctttgttgatattgtgagtgcacacaaataaaagtagaccctttataTCAGGGTGTCAAACTCAAGTCCTGGAGGCCCGGAGCCCTgaagagttttgttccaaccctgaTTCAACACACATGCCATGTAGcattcaaataagcctgaaagaCTTGATTaattggatcaggtgtgtttaattagggttgaatctaaactatgCAGGGTTCCGTCcatccaggaattgagtttgacacccctgctttaTAGAATTAGGctatgtattactcttacctttatgagcaaaaatgactgcGTATTTTAAGTTGTTTGAACAACTTACATTtaacgaaacaaaaaaaaaaatgctccaaaaatataatcatatttccattacatacaaaactgaactattttaatagttgaAACATAAGTAGGCTATATTCACTTTTTTGTGAAAAGGGGGAaaaaggacccccccccccccatttaatttttttttataataataaaataaactgcatACCCTCCGAAGGAATCCTGCAGGCagattctttttttctgtggcaaGAAGCTATTTTGTTGTCATGTTACaagaaaattataaaacaaaaaatggcatttgagaaaaaaataataataataaccgtGTGACTGTAAAGATTAAaattgaaaattaattaaaaaataatacattttattttgttctggTCAAATTAAgtaagacaaggcaaggcaagtttatttatttagcacatttcatacacaatggtaggCTTCATTAAGGTGCTTTACAGAAAAGAAagtataataatgataaacaaaaaaTCACAACAATTAAATCAGGTaacttaaaactttttaaattatttagaaatttatttaaaataaatttaaaagtcaaaaatagaaaatgattatacatacaatatagtgcaatcagttcagacatcgcacagtgcttattcaataaatgtgcagctaaacagatgagtttgatGAGATGAGTGCATTTAAAtgtggctaatgttttagcacatctgatctcttctggaagtaACACTATAAAATGTACAGATATTTATGATTATGATTTTGAcatcaaaaattatatttgtttgaagaaatttaaatgtattttacatgttTTAAGTTAAAACTTGTGTTCAATatgcaaaattaaattttttttcatatgatgGCTAAAGTTATCATTCATGTTTCTCACAGTTCTTTGGCCCTTTTAACCCAGGAAGTTCTGATTAGTGGTCCACATTTTTAGCAGACAGTCCACCCTATTTTTAACTTAAGAGCATCATGGTCATTTTAAACTTGAATGTTGCTTCCAGTGTCATCagcttccagttattttagctgtacaaaacaattCATTTTGCTGCTTGGTATTGGAAACTGGTATttgatattgttttattgttttaatcataaacacaCTGCTTTGTGCCACATCGTTTTACAATTTACTGAACTATGGCATTCTTCTAGTTATTTATCTATATGGTTAATGATCTGAAGTATCGCAATTCACAGAAAACAGCTTACCTTGTAAAAATCAGGTGGATACTCAGTAGCATGTGTTTACTGGAATGACTTGcagttttataaaatgttaacttCTTAAAAACTGTTTATGTATTTTCTCTAGAAATTAAGATAATGTCAATGAAGGATGGAGATCCTGTCACTCTTCAATTTGACACTGAAATACAGAGCGATGATCTGATACTGTGGATGTTTGGACCTAAAAGCACATGTATAGCTGAAatcaacaaaaaagtaaataccTCCTTATTACATAAAGATGTTCTTGGTGGGATATTCAGAGGCAGACTGAAACTGGATCATcggactggatctctgaccatcacagacACCAGAACTGAACATACCGGACTTTATAAAGTAGAGCTCACCAGCAGCAGAGGGTCAACATACACAAGATTCATAGTTACTCTCACcagtaagtacattttgtatgttttatttttatgctttgttATAAAATGTGGTTGAATTAAATTAGTCATAAATATTTGGCCAAAAGTTGTCATATCAGAAGCGTCATTAGGATTATTTTATCTGAAAATGTTCACACATACTCTTTGATTCTTATTACAAGCATTTGCATCATTTCAAAGAAGATCTAGATTTCATCTTAAAGATTAAGCTgctagactaaaaaaaaaaaaaaaactgcattccaGCAAAGTTTGTGGCATgggtgattttatttatttatcattatatttttatatatacaataaagCAGTGGCACGGGGGATGAAGTGAAAGGCATAACAGCATGTTTTTAGGcagattattacattttaagcctttatatgatgttttttttaacaaggtttgggaggagcacgtcagatacttagactaattagcacaggtgaagcacacttaagataatcaacactagggtataaatacaactgacttacctctattcattgacggtttatcagcattcgGTTTGTACCTGTTTGCCATCATACATCAGACTCCGCTTCAACCATTAGGCGACAAGGTCTAAACTGGGGATTTTTCGGTTCTCCGGGCAATTTGCCGTCCCCAGGATCACTGTAGATCCAGTAGATCCAGTCTACGCCGTGGCCGTGGCCGTTGCTCTCTGCTCATCCAGCCACATGCTTTCCAAGACACAGAGGCTTAACCTCACCTCATAGGGCGTCACTTCCAATTTTTCCCTGGCATCCTCTTATCTTTCGGCTGTGCCAACAACTCCTCCAATCGGAAGTAGGGCTGTGAAAATGGTTGAAAaactaaattctttttttttttacttgtatattatcaaaattcgaattatattcaaatttaaaatgcataatatcagttagggtgaagagaaGCTTCTCTCGTTATGccacaaaatattactaatgcacatttaataaaagcattagaatacattaagtaaataatatttaaaaaatgtttataaaccaattataattaagttgcttaaacaactataaataaGACAgtgtcatgtatgcatgcatagtttaatacagtGCGCGGAAAGCCAATTACACagtgtacatttttcatttaaaaacatgagatgaagtgggatggggaaaaacccaccataaattctcgagata
It contains:
- the LOC132159574 gene encoding uncharacterized protein LOC132159574 isoform X1 — translated: MRNRYFFFWVLFLKEGVFGVEKYNVMEGDSVTLNPGDTKIPEEDTAQWWFGDKLIARMNKGNNINSISEGNDAGFKDRLKLDQTGSLTITDTRTTDSGEYKLLIKSTTETYKIFKVTVDEIKIMSMKDGDPVTLQFDTEIQSDDLILWMFGPKSTCIAEINKKVNTSLLHKDVLGGIFRGRLKLDHRTGSLTITDTRTEHTGLYKVELTSSRGSTYTRFIVTLTKQDTTDRKTLIGIIVFLLLLLVGAIAGFVIYRKKCRQPGANRNYQI
- the LOC132159574 gene encoding uncharacterized protein LOC132159574 isoform X2, which codes for MRNRYFFFWVLFLKEGVFGVEKYNVMEGDSVTLNPGDTKIPEEDTAQWWFGDKLIARMNKGNNINSISEGNDAGFKDRLKLDQTGSLTITDTRTTDSGEYKLLIKSTTETYKIFKVTVDEQDTTDRKTLIGIIVFLLLLLVGAIAGFVIYRKKCRQPGANRNYQI